GGATGCGATTTGTGCCAATTACACTCCAAAAGACGTCCGCACCTACTAGTAAATTGATGGTTGACGGTACGTTGAAGTTTGGATCGGCTAGACAAACTCCAGATGGTATGTTTAGATCGTGTATGTCTATGTATGTGTTTGGTAATAACGAAGTTATTTGTGGAAGAACGAAGCAATCAATATTGGTTCTATAGTGACCATTGTAAGACTCTAATGTAAGAGAGCAAGACTGAGTGCTTTTGGACGTTTGGTTGTTTATGCCTGTTACCTTTGAACTAGCTAGGCGGGTAGGGAGGTTCAGTCTGCCACAGAGATCTTGTGTGACGAAGTTACCCGTACTGCCGTTGTCTAGCAGGATTCTGGCTGGATGCGATTTTCCACGCTTGTCGATCACGTTGACCAGAGCTGTGGAAAGCAATATATGACATGTGTTATTGACATAGTTTTTGTGTTGTGAAGAATTGGCAGAAAGTACGATGCTGTCATGGGAAACTGTCTCTTGGGGTGAACCTTTGTGCAAAAGAGTATTGTGTTTTATATTACAATACTTGCAATGTGACAGCTTGCAGCGTGACTCGTTGTGACCTGGTCGAAGGCAGTTTTGACAAACCTTGTATTCTTTTACCTTAAGTATGCGTGTCTCAACCGGTAACCTACGGAATGAGTCACAGGAAAACAGTTGATGTTCCTTTTGACATAGAGGACAGCAATGAGATTTGGGCTTGCTAGAAGATACAATGAAGCTTTTAGCCCTGGTTGTAGGTGCCTGATCAATTTTACCTTTATTTCTTGTCTCCTCTAATGTCTCCAAAAGGTCAGCCCTGTTtgacaaaaatgttaaaaaaatatctagtgTGGGTGGGTCACTACGATTATTGCGAAATTCctcccattctctgtttgaagTACTATCTAATTTAGTAGACATCATGTAAATGATTAAGGTATCCCAATGTTCTGTAGGCTGGTCTAGGGTAGCCAAGGCACGTAGGTTTTTGTTTGTGATATCTACTATGTATCGCAAAGCCTTGCTCGATTCCTTTTGTATAGCATTTATGTTAAAGAGTGCTTGCACATGATTGTTGACGAGCAGGCGTTTGTTGTCGTATCGTTTACACAACAATTCCCAAGCAGCCGTATAATTATTGGCCTTGAAATCCaggcttttaattactaatgaAGCACTTTCTCTTAAACAAGCGCGAAGGTAATgaaatttattaatttcgtcCATACTATCATTGGAATGAATAATAGAAACAAATGTATCGCGAAACTCGAGCCACTGCTGATAGTCCCCGTTGAAGGTAGGCAATTCAATTTTAGGCAATCTTACGAAATTGTTGTGTCTTTGTGTGCTTGCATCAAGAGAGCTTACCTCAGAACCGTTGAGCGCGAGCGCAGCGGCCGCAGGGGACGGCTCGAGCAGTGCCCTCGCCGTGCCGATCGCGACGTAGTATTGGTTCTCGATGGCCTCCCGCTCCTGATATCTCAGGTCGGGATCCTCCGTAAGCTCTTCAATCTCCGTCTGAAGAGTATCAAAGTCCTCATATAAGGCATCAATCTTTTCAAGGCGTAATTTAATTTCGTTAAAAAGCGGGGAATTTGGCAACACTGAATCATCTTTTACtacatttatgtaatttgaAAAGCTAgtgattttactttttattgttccaCGCCTTTTAACTAATTGTGATATTTTTGCTTCAGACATTGTT
This genomic stretch from Ostrinia nubilalis chromosome 14, ilOstNubi1.1, whole genome shotgun sequence harbors:
- the LOC135078217 gene encoding uncharacterized protein LOC135078217, which encodes MSEAKISQLVKRRGTIKSKITSFSNYINVVKDDSVLPNSPLFNEIKLRLEKIDALYEDFDTLQTEIEELTEDPDLRYQEREAIENQYYVAIGTARALLEPSPAAAALALNGSERKTRWHTSHGKLREGSLVLIKDKSAPPLMWSLGRILRTLPGRDGIARVADIKTKKGVLRRAYNTICPLPTTLIEDETSRRAV